A region of Bombyx mori chromosome 13, ASM3026992v2 DNA encodes the following proteins:
- the LOC101742398 gene encoding uncharacterized protein LOC101742398, with protein MTANTKDPQQQKLPPATKKVAPDGGWAWMVCLGVSLVNFSTRSLEPSFGLLFKDLLDDLGVRTTGASFIASTLDSVVNFSGFFVGPVIKTFSYRKVCFVGSTICALGLLFTAPAKSIGHILATYSILGGFGVGLASSSSFVSLNHYFSKKRGQAVGLSMAGTGFGLMVMPQLVKLLLGEYGFRWTVVILGALAFNAVVGSCLLQPIKRHLKEVPVDAEMQNIKEMECIMESDEENEDKFEINPLVTHPMPKLTTQRSHSNMNHPSVRTIGMTRAKTCDKPLQDFEKNSKVYPGLTTAASVGVMPRVTSSGSMNEAARRRKVSVISNISNMDFTGSYLQLYLDTADEEAIQMKTIKKAEPVSEKKGFIRRFIDLMDLDLLKDWSFLNLILGLALFWSGELQFRMLTPFFISNLGYNMDDTAFCLSMTAISDNLVRLILPPIFDRTTISKKLIFFISSFFLAATRSVLAEQTEWVSLMIWLSICGFFRGMCLSNFTLTISEYCPLEKLPAAFGLHMVSKGVLVVLIGPMIGYVRDYTGSFALCIHVQNAMIMSCVLVWGIEYVVTLTRRRKIVQI; from the exons ttttcgACGAGATCTCTGGAGCCGTCTTTCGGTCTCCTATTCAAAGACTTGTTGGATGACCTTGGCGTCCGCACAACGGGTGCTTCCTTCATCGCTAGTACTTTGGACTCTGTAGTAAATTTCTCCGGCTTCTTCGTTGGTCCTGTTATAAAGACGTTCTCATACAGAAAAGTTTGTTTCGTCGGTTCAACGATATGTGCCCTCGGATTACTGTTCACCGCCCCGGCGAAGAGTATCGGCCATATATTGGCGACCTACAGCATTTTGGGAG GGTTTGGCGTAGGTCTAGCCTCGTCTTCTTCTTTTGTCTCCCTCAATCACTATTTCTCCAAGAAGCGAGGACAGGCCGTGGGTTTGTCCATGGCGGGAACCGGGTTCGGTTTGATGGTGATGCCACAACTAGTCAAATTACTACTGGGAGAGTACGGGTTCAGATGGACCGTAGTGATACTTGGAGCGCTGGCGTTTAACGCTGTAGTAGGATCATGTCTCCTTCAACCAATCAAAAGGCATCTAAAGGAAGTACCCGTGGATGCGGAAATGCAAAACATTAAA GAGATGGAATGCATTATGGAAAGCGACGAAGAAAACGAAGATAAATTCGAGATCAATCCTCTCGTCACGCATCCGATGCCGAAACTAACAACGCAGCGTTCCCACTCTAACATGAATCATCCTTCGGTTCGCACGATAGGGATGACCCGCGCTAAGACCTGCGATAAACCGTTACAAGATTTTGAGAAGAACTCGAAGGTGTACCCGGGGCTCACCACCGCGGCCTCTGTGGGCGTGATGCCGCGAGTGACATCTAGCGGCAGCATGAACGAAGCGGCACGCAGAAGGAAAGTCTCCGTCATCTCCAACATATCAAACATGGACTTCACGGGCAGCTATCTACAGCTCTATCTCGAT ACAGCAGACGAAGAAGCGATACAAatgaagacaataaaaaaagccgaGCCCGTATCGGAAAAGAAGGGCTTCATTAGACGATTCATAGATCTGATGGATTTAGATTTGCTAAAGGACTGGTCCTTTCTGAACCTAATCCTAGGACTGGCTCTGTTTTGGAGCGGCGAGTTGCAGTTCAGGATGTTGACCCCGTTCTTTATAAGCAATTTAGGTTACAACATGGACGACACGGCGTTCTGTCTGTCGATGACCGCGATCTCCGATAACCTGGTGCGGCTGATCCTACCACCGATTTTCGACAGAACCACGATATCgaagaaattgatattttttatatcctCGTTTTTCTTGGCCGCCACTAGATCAG TACTAGCCGAGCAAACTGAATGGGTGTCGCTGATGATATGGCTGTCTATATGCGGTTTCTTCCGTGGGATGTGTCTCAGCAACTTCACCCTAACGATATCCGAGTACTGTCCCTTGGAGAAACTGCCCGCGGCTTTCGGACTGCACATGGTCAGCAAGGGTGTGCTCGTCGTATTGATCGGGCCAATGATTG GATACGTAAGGGATTACACGGGCAGTTTCGCTCTATGCATTCACGTGCAAAACGCAATGATAATGTCCTGCGTTTTAGTTTGGGGCATCGAATACGTTGTAACGTTAACGAGACGCAGGAAGATCgtccaaatataa